One Anaerolineales bacterium genomic window, GGCGGAACCCCGCCACCTGGTTGGCCAGATCGTTCTGGGAATCATAGAACTTCAGATCCAGGCCTACCTGCTCGGCGGTTTCCTTGAACGAGGCCGTGTTGGCCGCGCGCCAGCCGCCCTCGGATCCGGTCTGCAGGAATCCCACGACCAGGTCCGAGTACTCGCAGTTCGGCGCGCAGGCCAGCCCGGCGGCCGGGGCCGCGGGTGGAGCCTCGGTGGCAGGAGCCGCCGGGGCCTCGGTGGCCGGCGCCGCTGGTGCCTCGGTCGCCGGGGCAGCCGGCGCGCAGGCGCCCAGGACGAAGGCGGCTACAAGGAACAGAAAGGCGATTGTCTTGATGCGGTACATGTTGTTCCTCCTTCTCTCGATTTGTGCCCATTGTCAAGTTCGGGCGGAAATGCTGGTCCTGCGTTGATCGAGGCGGTCTTGACGGTTGAAATTGTGCCTCGGTCCTCGGACGCAGGTCGGACCTGTGGGCGGGTTGGCGCCTCTGGCGGCCTTCTCATCTCTCCTGCCTGGCCTCCTTTCATGTTCCCGTTTTACGGGGACGGTCGGACTGAGCTCTGACGGACGACCAGAGTCGGAGACAGCACGACCGGGGTGGGGGCGGGCGCCGCGATGGCTGCCCACTGGAATCCAATCAGCCGAATCACCTCCTCCACGGCGACCTGTCCCAACGCATGTTGGTCCTGTTCGATCGTCGTCAGAGGAGGCCAGTAGTAGGCGGACTCGACGATGTTGTCGAAACCGACAACGCCCAACTCCCGCGGGATGTCGATGCCCTTCTTGCAGGCAGCCTGCATGACGCTCAAGGCCATCTGATCGTTGGCAACGAAGACGGCGTCCATCTCCGGGTACTGGTGGAAGAGCCGCTCGATAGCCTCGGCGCCGCTGGCCGAAGACCAGTTCCCTTCGACATACGTGTCTGTTCCAGCTTCCAAGCCGGCGTCCAGGAGGGATTCCTCCCAGGCGGCTTTGCGCTGGCGGGCTTCCCACCAATCCAGCGGGCCGGCGATGTGGCCGATTCGCCGGTAGCCCTGATCCAGCAAGTGGGCGACGGCCAGCCGGGCTCCGGCGTAGTTATCGATCGAGACTGCCATAAGGTTCTGGCGAGGCTCCATCGCCAGGAACACAACCGGGACTTCCGAGTCCAGCGTCAGCTGATCGACGAAATCCCGGTTCGACCCGACCTCCGGGACGGCCCAGATCACTCCGTCGACGTGACGGGAGTGGAGCATCTGGAAGA contains:
- a CDS encoding substrate-binding domain-containing protein, which gives rise to MSTQTVSRVINARPDVSLETRKRVQSVIEEFGYQPSALARSLIRQRSYTLGVVTAGLKYIGPSRTLNGIADAAEELGYSLLLKELPRFDSNDVAPIFQMLHSRHVDGVIWAVPEVGSNRDFVDQLTLDSEVPVVFLAMEPRQNLMAVSIDNYAGARLAVAHLLDQGYRRIGHIAGPLDWWEARQRKAAWEESLLDAGLEAGTDTYVEGNWSSASGAEAIERLFHQYPEMDAVFVANDQMALSVMQAACKKGIDIPRELGVVGFDNIVESAYYWPPLTTIEQDQHALGQVAVEEVIRLIGFQWAAIAAPAPTPVVLSPTLVVRQSSVRPSP